The Lolium rigidum isolate FL_2022 chromosome 2, APGP_CSIRO_Lrig_0.1, whole genome shotgun sequence genomic interval CTGCCTCCGTTCCTTGACATAAGATGTATAGTTTTTCCGAGAAAAGctccaaaatataaggtgtattgcaTTAGATCACTCATTGGGACATATGTTTACGGATTCGATTGCATTTTCTTAGGTCATGCGAACTCCTATATTTTCTCACATCGATAATTCAGGGATAATCTTGCCCAAAACTCGTGTAATTTGTCTTTAATGtatgtttcttaatttccgtgccaaaagatATACACCCTATAtctagaaacggagggagtaatattgaATGGAGGGGGCAGTTTACATTTTTTGGGTTCTATTTGGTCCGAGTGGACGGTGAAATCGTGCTATAACTAGAAGGTTGCACATCATTAAAGTTTGAAGTACTGACATAAGCACATAGGTAACTCTTCTTTACCATGCACTATGTCTATTGTTCACCTGCTTTGTGATCAGTGCCAATTAAATTTCTCTCTCATGTATTGCCTTGTATGTCTTGAAAATACTTTTTATAATTAATGGCATAAGCACATAACTGACATAAGTAACTCTTATTTACCATGTATGTTGTCTATTGTTCAACTACTTTGTGATCTATGTCAATTCTTTTTCTCTATCATTTATTGCCTTGTATGTCTTGATATTACTTATATACAAGGCTAGTATACCTCTCCCATTACATCATTTAGTCTATCATGTGGCCCCTACCGTTACGAAGCAATATATATTTTTTGTTTTACTCATTGACACTTCTTATTTCCTTCATTAAAGTCTTCAACTAGTGAAGTTTTTAAATGTTCTCTTAATATCCTTTTACAATTTCAACTTGTCTATATGAAATTTCGCAAATAGTTATAGAACTATGATGAAGTTTTACAAACTTTTCAACCATAATTCCGAGGAGCTCCATTATGTGTGGATATTATTACTTTTACCGCAGTTTTAACATGAGGTCAAAATTTTCTATGGTTTTAGAGGTTCAGCACCTATAGAAACCtgttatgtagttaattattgttCCACGGATGTTCCACTTAGCATTCAGGAATCTCCCACATAACATTCAGGAATGTTCCACAAAACATTCTCAAATGTTTCAGCAGTTTACACATCTGGCTCAACCATGTTTTAGATGATTTCACTATTCAAGCTTGTCTATTCCCAGATTCACAAAGCTCCACACATATTTCGATGGTCTCTCTATCTATAATCATGTGCTTCATTCCTTAATTGTTATTGTGTTACAACCATGGCATGCATCCGTGCTTGAAGGAAAAAAAAGCAAAACAAAATTCCCCATTTCCATTTTATTTTTGCTTGTAGAGAGCAAAATTTATTAGCATGAACTAGCTAGGTAAAAGCAAAATGTCAAAAATTTGGGGTGGCAAATTCAAAATGAGCTACAACAAAATGATCACTTCAACCATACTTCACCGCAATGCCAAACACAACCTAAGTATATGTTGCAACCACGTGAACGCTATCACATAATTTTTCAGAAAAGTGAACGTGatcaaaccaacaacacacaCCATATTGCGTACTTATCTAGACGTGGAAAAAGCGTCACGACAAGTCTTTCATTACACCCATTCTTTGTCATTTTTATCGCTTTCTAACTAATATTTGCATTGATGCACATGTCAGAACACATAACACATGCCGGGATGATAATATAATTTCAATACATATTTCTGACTAAGCCATGGAAAGGATGACAGTCTTACGCCTTAACAGGATTAATCTACGATGTTCCTTCCTTGTTGACATCTTTTGACCAGGAAATCGATATGTACCCCCTTTCATCCTTGTGCGTCCCTCTTTGGACATACCCTATAATGATATCAGGTCCTCAATGCATCATCTCCCCTCTTTCAGTACCTCTAGATGCACTAGGACACTTCTCTAGTTATCCAAGAGTCAGTCCTAATGTCTAGCTTGAAATTTCAGCTCTAGTTTAATTGTTATATTTCACCCCTAGCATAATTATTGGAATCCCATTCATCTTTGTGCAACCACTCCACATTCAAGCCATTGCGTACACTTGTGCTAGTATGCTTAGTATTTCCATTAGTCAAAGTCGAGTTTGTCACGTATACTATGTAATTCACGTGGGTTGTTATAAATTAGGCTGTCGCAAGCAAGGGTGTCACGCTGacggtaattttttttttttgcgaaacacagtacaatcaaagacgctcatacatacgcgcacacactcacccctatgaacgcacacacgcacaccctacctctatgagcacctccaagagactacgttgaagaattgatccggcgggtcttgagattgacgaagtcaccacaggcgtctcgctgtcgacgggaacgtcgcctcccactgaagaatattccgcctttatgagacaccaaagtgtcaaatctgggatttgaactctggtgggctgggggtgccactgccctcctaaccatccaaccacaggttggttctccgcTGACGGCAAAATTGAATTTTTTTCCTCAGAATAAATAATACTAACAACATTGTAAATATCACGAGAGATCTTGATATTTTACAGGCAGATCTCACAGCGCTCCAATATATCAAATGCGAATATATAGTATTAATACCGTGGTGAGTAAAGAAAAACTGTAAAAAAGGAAGGAAATCATTCATTCCTGTCCCTGTACATTTTGGACGCGAAAACAACCCAGAAACCTAAAAGCACCTCTACTTTTTCTCTCCCAATATTCCGGGCCCAAAATACCCATCGTGCCCCAGTAGCAAAATACTCCACCCTTGTTAAGCCGCTGCTCGATCGAAGccaagcaacggcgcctgaaCAAGAGAACAACAGGGGACCTCGCCGCCCAAATCGCCGGCGACCGGagacctcctccgccgccgcctcccccgtgGTGAGCTCATCTCCTCATTTTCTCGATCATCTCCGGGCCTCCCGCTTCTCCCCccgccgcctcctcgtcctcccctccGCCTCCAAATTCGCCGCCTCGCCCCATTGCgccgcttctcctcctccccgTGCCACGGAGCCGCTGATTCCCAGGACGGCCTCCCGTAGCGTCGGCCCCTCCCGCACGCCGCTTCAAATTTTGTTTTCGAACCGAACCCATGCCCCACGTTAAGGTCGGGATTACCTTCGAGTTCAGTTGTCAGTAGTTACCCGCCTGCAGGAGTTGATTTAGTCATTCAGCGGACAGTTCGGTTTTGGTACCTTGTTGTATATAGCCTGTATATGTTTGGTTGGTAGTGGTTACCCATACCCCTCTAGTTGCAAGGTCCATGTCAATATGTCATGCCTGCCTCTTGATAGAGTTCAGTTACGCAATTAGGGACGTTCAGAAATTCTGCCATTCCAATGGTGTGATGACTTTAATTACAACTACTTCATGTTCTTGTACACGAAATTTCTCTCAGCGTGTTGCTGGGACTCTTGTTAATTAAGGTTCTTCATTGTAGGTCAGGTTGTTCTCTTCGAGGCTTCCTTTGAATGGAGCGGAGCGACTCCATGGCCGAGTCACCGAGGAGGCGGAACGGCCTCCTGCGGGACCAGGTTCAGCTGGTGAAGAGGAAGGACACGAACCGCTATGAGATCGTCCCCTTTCCGGAGCAGTTGTCTTTTGAGAAAGGCTTCTTTGTCATGATCCGCGCCATCCAGCTTCTGGTGCAGAACAATGAAGGGATCATTTTTGTGGGAGTTGCTGGCCCCTCTGGCGCTGGGAAGACCGTGTTTACTGAGAAGGTGCTCAATTTCATGCCCAGTGTTGCTGTCATATCAATGGACAACTACAATGATGCGAGCCGCATAGTTGATGGCAATTTTGATGGTAAACCCGATTACTTTGTCTAGCTACTTCCCTTACAATTCACAGGACTCCTTTAATAAGCAATACAGATGGTTGACAATTTGACAATACGTAATATATGCAGTATGTTATGGTTCATACTTGCAATCACATGTCTCTGCAGTAACAGTAATATAACATTGCATATGATTAAATATATGATGGAAATATTAGTTTACGAGAGCCTGTATTCATCGAGGCAGTAGTAGTGCCAAGTGCTAACCAGAGTAACTGATGTTTATACTTTGTAAATTTTTGTCAGATCCACGTCTAACAGATTATGACACACTGCTGGAAAATGTTCATGGTCTGAAGGAAGGAAGGTCTGTTCAGGTTCCAATATACGATTTCAAGACAAGCTGCCGGACTGGATACAGGTACAAAATTGTTGCATAATCATTTTCTTCTTGCATTATTGCACCAGAAAGCTAGGCTCATATTTTATCATGAGCAATCTTATCTAACTATATTATTTTCTTGTCGCCAACAGAACAGTTGATGTCCCTATCTCCAGGATTGTTATTATCGAAGGTATATATGCACTGAGTGATAAGTTACGGCCAATATTGGATCTGCGTGTTTCTGTCACTGGTGGTGTTCACTTTGACCTGGTGAAGAGGGTCTTAAGGGACATACAGCGAGCTGGCCAGGAGCCTGAGGAAATAATTCATCAGATCTCTGAAACGGTTGCTTGACCTTTTGAACTTGAATTTATATctgcttttttttccttttgttccttttgTTTTGTTGCTTCTGTAAAAGGGCACTACAGAAAAACTCACCAGGAGTTTATGGGTTTATATTTAAATGTGTTGTATTTTCTCCAGCCATCCATATTGTTTAACAAGGTGGAAGATGGTATTTTCAGGTTTATCCAATGTACAAGGCTTTCATTGAGCCAGATTTGAAGACAGCGCACATAAGAATCATCAATAAGTTCAACCCTTTCTCAGGGTTCCAAAATCCTATGTATATTCTGAAGGCAAGTCTTCTTTAATCATGTTCAATCGTTTCGTCATCCATGTCCAATGACTTTGGATTTTATGATAGCAAGATGGCTGAATGTTGATCTTACAGAAATGCCGCAACTTGAATAATAAATAGTTATATTATGGTTTAGCAAGATGGCCTGACTCTTTGATATCTTCTCTTGCAGTCACCACGGTCTCTAACACCTGATCAAATCAAAGCCGCTCTTGGTGAAGATCAAACAGAAAGCAATGAAGAAACTTATGATATATATTTACTTCCGCCAGGTGAAGATCCAGAAGCATGCCAATCTTATTTGAGAATGCGGAATAGGGAAGGGAAATACAATCTGATGTTTGAGGTATTCTGTCTTATGTCTCCTGATTACGTACTGTATACTTGTGAAGGGTATTTATTCATTGTTCTGTTACAACTTAATATTATTGCAGGCCACCATTCTTCATGTTATCCATTCTCACTTTCTAAGTTGCTGCCTTATTCCATATATCTATAGATTCCAGGGAGCTTCTCCTTGTTAGAATATTAAAATTTTCAGAGTGTTAGCACTTGTAGTTCATAAAGTCAAAGCTTATGTACTGGGCCTAAAAAATGAAAGATCGGCCAAGCATTCCCTTTTTATAATCAGCAGCAACTCCTTAACTCATGCATTTTACTCAATCTTCTCTGCAGACTTATGGTATGCTCTACCACAGTAGTTAGCTCATATAAATATACCCTATGTTAGTGTATTGTAGTTATTGTTATCTTACTTATGGGTACTAGTTTTGGTGTTTGTGTTTGCTGACTGGCCTGTGTTTTTTGATAACATGAAGGAGTGGGTGACTGATAATCCTTTTATCATATCACCAAGGATTACTTTTGAAGTCAGTGTACGTCTTCTTGGTGGTTTGATGGCCTTGGGCTATACTATAGCAGCTATACTGAAGAGAAGCAGTCGTGTGTTTTCTGATGGCAAGGCTACTGTTAAAATTGATTGGCTGGAGCAACTTAGCCGAAGGTACATACAGGTGAGGATCATCTCTGCTGTTTCACGCTGCAGCTTCTGTCGATATGATTTCAATATGATCTTCTTTGCACACCTTGACTAGTAAAGTCGTTATTATTTCTAACCCAGCAACTTGTATGCCTTtcttactgtgtttctctttttatTAAGGTGCAAGGTAGAGATAGACTTTATGTAAAATCTGTAGCGGAGCAGTTAGGTTTGGATGGTTCTTATATCCCACGCACGTATATTGAACAAATCCAACTGGAGAAACTGATGAACGATGTTATGGTATGTACCTTGCTGATTTCACAGTAAATCTTCACCTTGCTGCTGGTTATATTGCTTAGTTTTGCGATGGTATGTGACGAGATGATGTTCAGGCCTTACCAGATGATTTGAAGACAAAGCTCAGCATTGACGATGAGCTGGTTTCAAGTCCAAAAGAAGCTTTTTCTCGGGCATCTGCTGATAGGAGAAACAAACTTATGAAAAGGTTTCCCTGTCTATGTTCCTAG includes:
- the LOC124692965 gene encoding inorganic pyrophosphatase TTM1-like, which produces MERSDSMAESPRRRNGLLRDQVQLVKRKDTNRYEIVPFPEQLSFEKGFFVMIRAIQLLVQNNEGIIFVGVAGPSGAGKTVFTEKVLNFMPSVAVISMDNYNDASRIVDGNFDDPRLTDYDTLLENVHGLKEGRSVQVPIYDFKTSCRTGYRTVDVPISRIVIIEGIYALSDKLRPILDLRVSVTGGVHFDLVKRVLRDIQRAGQEPEEIIHQISETVYPMYKAFIEPDLKTAHIRIINKFNPFSGFQNPMYILKSPRSLTPDQIKAALGEDQTESNEETYDIYLLPPGEDPEACQSYLRMRNREGKYNLMFEEWVTDNPFIISPRITFEVSVRLLGGLMALGYTIAAILKRSSRVFSDGKATVKIDWLEQLSRRYIQVQGRDRLYVKSVAEQLGLDGSYIPRTYIEQIQLEKLMNDVMALPDDLKTKLSIDDELVSSPKEAFSRASADRRNKLMKSGLSHSYSTHGDKSMVKLDKLTDSNRRFGSRRTPEPPAINQGAIEQLSEQISTLNERMDEFTCRVEDLNSKFTLIKSSPSQQNLALPSETRNGSAPTNLFVSQLGNGTLIPHSSSSNQLSKESPLTEEIMVLSRGQRQVIHQLDNLTNLLHEHLVVTRQGNATGRNRIQEGIDMAICPLIILTIGSVGYFVFKNLNRS